From a single Oreochromis niloticus isolate F11D_XX linkage group LG4, O_niloticus_UMD_NMBU, whole genome shotgun sequence genomic region:
- the ube2z gene encoding ubiquitin-conjugating enzyme E2 Z yields the protein MADSFGDESSSSALGLDVTTGQGSGASQLPILSNSLPVGMSATGGVHSSSNPASPPLAATAQSGLTAVVAPMSAVTATPVSFGNTLTPGSSPPVVAVSPTLHASSPLPGVGLGAAGAGLLSQINATSWDPTLSTDWDNEKASQQCILRIKRDIMSIYKEPPPGMFVVPDPQDMTKIHALITGPFDTPYEGGFFLFLFRCPPDYPIHPPRVKLITTGHNTVRFNPNFYRNGKVCLSILGTWTGPAWSPAQSISSVLISIQSLMTENPYHNEPGFEQERHPGDSKNYNECIRHETMRVAVCDMLEGKVLCPEALLSVMEKSFLEYYDFYEGVCKERLHLQGQNMQDPFGEKRGRFDYQGLLARLGATHRRLREKNLAEDNHNDNDSDSDTSSSGTDPDSQGSSQP from the exons ATGGCGGACAGCTTTGGAGATGAGTCCAGCAGCAGTGCCCTAGGCTTAGACGTTACTACGGGACAGGGGAGCGGAGCCTCACAGCTTCCGATTTTGTCTAACTCTCTGCCGGTGGGAATGTCGGCAACTGGCGGTGTGCACTCCAGCTCCAACCCGGCCTCTCCGCCTCTTGCCGCCACCGCGCAGAGTGGCCTAACAGCTGTGGTGGCCCCTATGTCCGCTGTCACTGCTACCCCGGTCAGTTTTGGGAACACATTGACTCCCGGCTCTTCACCACCCGTCGTGGCCGTGTCTCCCACATTGCATGCCTCCTCGCCTCTCCCCGGTGTTGGGCTAGGGGCGGCAGGAGCGGGCCTCCTCTCTCAAATCAATGCCACTTCCTGGGACCCAACTCTCAGCACGGACTGGGACAACGAAAAAGCTTCCCAGCAGTGCATCCTGAGGATAAAGAG GGATATTATGTCCATCTACAAGGAACCTCCACCAGGGATGTTCGTGGTCCCTGATCCTCAGGACATGACCAAG ATCCATGCCCTGATCACAGGGCCATTTGACACGCCATATGAGGGTggcttcttcctcttcctgttccGCTGTCCCCCTGACTACCCAATTCATCCACCACGGGTCAAGCTCATCACCACTGGGCACAACACTGTCCGCTTTAATCCCAACTTCTACCGCAATGGCAAAGTATGCCTCAGCATCCTGGG GACATGGACAGGGCCGGCATGGAGTCCAGCTCAGAGTATCTCGTCTGTGCTCATCTCAATCCAGTCTCTGATGACGGAGAACCCCTATCACAATGAACCTGGCTTTGAACAG GAGCGTCACCCAGGGGACAGTAAAAATTACAACGAGTGCATCCGCCATGAAACCATGAGAGTGGCTGTGTGTGACATGCTGGAGGGAAAAGTTCTTTGTCCTGAAGCTTTGTT gaGTGTGATGGAGAAGTCCTTccttgaatactatgatttctaCGAGGGTGTTTGCAAAGAGAGATTGCATCTGCAGGGGCAGAACATGCag GACCCATTTGGGGAGAAGCGTGGCCGTTTTGACTACCAGGGCTTGTTGGCTCGTCTCGGCGCAACCCACAGAAGACTGCGAGAGAAAAACCTGGCAGAGGACAACCACAATGACAACGACTCGGACTCAGACACCAGCTCCTCAGGGACAGACCCCGACAgtcagggcagctcacagccctgA